A section of the Clostridium felsineum DSM 794 genome encodes:
- the fabD gene encoding ACP S-malonyltransferase, with protein sequence MNKISFLFPGQGSQYFGMGKKLCSQFKIAKSIFEEASDILNIDLCKICFEDETNLLNKTENAQIAIFTTSLAAYRVSSKVLGIKPCYMAGHSLGEITALVCANSIDFSQGLKIVKSRGKFMQDASSESSGMAAVIGVNKSVVEEVCNNCSEGDNFVIVSNYNAVQQTVISGIKSAVNKATEELERLGAKVVYLNVAAAFHSPLMQSAADKFKEELRKYEFKTPEYKVISNINALPYNNEDDIPDKLSQLMILPVRWYETMRYLENEGVEAALEIGPKNVLTNLVNKNGYKFVAYAIDKDEDLKKIIDNNYLPKILNSEKNIIHLINLCLTTAVCTRNRNWDEDEYKKGVIKPYNSIKEIQEQIESDNILPTYELAEKTLNMLKIILDTKKVPQEEVKNRITKILTDSNTFELFSKNELI encoded by the coding sequence AGTGATATTTTAAATATTGATTTATGTAAAATTTGTTTTGAGGACGAGACAAATTTATTAAATAAAACAGAGAATGCTCAGATTGCTATTTTTACAACATCTTTAGCAGCTTATAGAGTAAGTTCAAAAGTATTAGGGATTAAACCGTGTTATATGGCAGGGCATAGTTTAGGTGAAATTACAGCATTAGTATGTGCTAATAGTATAGATTTTTCTCAAGGACTTAAAATTGTTAAAAGTAGAGGGAAGTTTATGCAAGATGCGAGTTCAGAATCTAGTGGTATGGCAGCAGTAATTGGAGTAAATAAATCTGTAGTAGAAGAGGTATGTAATAATTGTTCTGAAGGAGATAATTTTGTAATTGTATCTAATTATAATGCTGTACAACAAACTGTTATTTCGGGAATTAAGTCCGCTGTTAATAAGGCCACTGAAGAGCTAGAAAGACTAGGAGCTAAGGTAGTATATTTAAATGTCGCTGCTGCTTTTCATAGTCCACTTATGCAATCTGCAGCTGATAAATTCAAAGAAGAACTTAGAAAGTATGAGTTTAAGACCCCTGAATATAAGGTGATTTCTAATATTAATGCGTTACCATATAATAATGAAGATGATATTCCAGATAAATTATCACAATTAATGATATTGCCAGTAAGATGGTATGAAACAATGAGATATTTAGAAAATGAGGGGGTAGAAGCTGCTCTGGAAATAGGTCCTAAAAATGTTCTTACTAATTTAGTTAATAAAAATGGTTATAAATTTGTAGCATATGCTATTGATAAAGATGAGGATTTAAAAAAAATTATAGATAATAATTATTTGCCTAAGATTCTGAATAGTGAAAAAAATATAATACATTTAATTAATTTATGCTTGACAACAGCAGTTTGTACACGTAATAGAAATTGGGACGAAGATGAATATAAAAAAGGTGTTATCAAACCATATAATAGTATAAAAGAAATTCAGGAACAGATTGAGTCAGATAATATTTTGCCTACGTATGAATTAGCCGAAAAGACCTTGAATATGTTGAAAATTATATTAGATACGAAAAAAGTACCGCAAGAAGAAGTGAAGAACAGAATCACAAAGATACTAACTGATAGTAATACCTTTGAGTTGTTTTCTAAAAATGAACTAATTTAG
- a CDS encoding SDR family NAD(P)-dependent oxidoreductase has translation MDFFDNDVLGDLHSLENFKVKVQEISDKDIAIIGIDCKFPKADNINEYWNNIKDSKDCIDVFPDSRRVDIDKYLQKKGLTDDEIKYYIGGYLEEIDKFDYSFFNISHKEANLMDPNQRVFLQTAWGAIEDAGYGGNKIEGSNTGVFVGYSSDFENFYKGIVNDFNPASKALSIPGNIKSIIASRISYLLDLKGPSMLIDTACSSSLVAIHTACQSIRNAECTMAIVGSVKINIIPLLDQIKNGIGIASSDNKTKSFSDNSDGTGFGEGTAAILIKSLAKAIEDNDNIYAVIKGSAVNQDGASIGITAPNLVSQEEVISTAWKNADIDPETITYIESHGTGTKLGDPIEVSAITKAFEKYTNKKQFCALGAVKTNIGHLDNCSGMAGLVKAVLALKHKKIPPNINFNKPNKLIDFINSPVYVSNRLIEWDECKNSRRCGVSAFGLSGTNCHIVLEEAPNYEENIESNKYNKYIIAISAKSLNSLCNLVKKYRDFLVENVNINIESLCYTALTGRKHYTHRLAIVFENIKELIYKLNKLTDIGVQSIEESSIYYANHQIISTKIQNNNINAVTESEKQIFSNEINGKLEVLAEKIVCNYGKIIEEICELYIKGADADWNKLYKNKSVRKISIPIYSFEPKRCWVKEEVYDNDSYNYKNDYRISALFSKMLVDSMNIKIYNVDFNENNRWILDEHIVNKYRTVPGTTYIEMVCEVCKKLNIKKSVQLRNIIFISPLKIDSNEDVKTHMIINIQSNCYKFIVASKSEKHDWIKHVEGEFKQIDHNLEKLDIQMVLNKLEKADINNYKEGYKGVIETGPRWNVVKEVYSNGQESVVLLEIPKEYYNDMNLYYIHPSMLDVAANVLNKGIEHNPFLPFSYGKVEVYDKMPRKFSSYIKLKNKSHGGLNVISFDILLINEHNEVFTKISDYSIKQITLLDSQNEKQAIYHKISWRQNEIDEKNNLDQLKSKGKVLIMGYMNEIYKKIIDKITCKDIEIIEVQISSKYKKIQTNKYEIDNSRDSYEKLFQDIKNEKIYKILHVAALENDEEVGNLIELKSKVKLGLYNIIYMLQILPRVKFARRIELILISSNSFKVTDFDTEINAINAAYISVGKVIKQEYPQIGCRCIDIDKTTELNEILSEICMEKSPELIAYRDGKRYIPVIEPLKLVVQKETNNLFRSDGVYIITGGTGAIGLNIAKYISSKKKVNLVLISRSKFPNPKEWGDILSTKNDIKTCEIIERINEIVKGGSYVECLSADVSDFNDMKNAIIYAKEKFGKINGVVHCAGVAGRGLIFNKTDTEIDRVIKSKIYGTWIISKLVQDEQIDFCVFSSSVNAVFGGQGQVDYTAANSYIDAYVQKLNIDKKKAISINWGPWDEIGMAVDNKVNISKTIFKGLSTDTAIKAFEEILNTNNSQVIVGEFNWDNIKKDDGCIDIIGEHNKTEIKNIKKQEDYNINLKDNSNYKKSNTRFMINDIENKYDQNVESVLAKIWARVLEVDSINVFENFSNMGGDSILATYLFREIDKTFPDMLNISDIFTYSSVSEMAKYIESLIKESEDKVNEKSFTTNSTSDIDNMLDNILDGVENGEISINDVDLTKLMGGDN, from the coding sequence ATGGATTTTTTTGACAATGACGTGCTTGGAGATTTACATTCCTTAGAAAATTTTAAAGTAAAAGTTCAAGAAATTTCGGATAAGGATATCGCTATAATTGGTATTGATTGTAAGTTCCCTAAAGCAGATAATATAAACGAGTATTGGAATAATATAAAAGATAGTAAAGATTGCATAGATGTATTCCCTGATAGTAGAAGAGTAGATATAGATAAGTATTTGCAGAAAAAGGGATTAACTGATGATGAAATAAAATATTATATTGGAGGGTATTTGGAAGAAATAGATAAATTTGATTATAGCTTTTTTAATATCTCACATAAGGAAGCTAATTTAATGGATCCTAATCAGAGAGTATTTCTTCAAACTGCATGGGGAGCAATTGAGGATGCTGGATATGGAGGAAATAAAATAGAAGGAAGCAATACAGGTGTTTTTGTTGGTTATAGTAGTGATTTTGAAAATTTTTATAAAGGTATAGTAAATGATTTTAATCCAGCTAGCAAAGCATTATCAATACCAGGTAATATAAAATCAATTATAGCTAGCAGAATATCTTACCTGTTAGATTTAAAAGGACCAAGTATGCTTATAGATACAGCATGTTCATCTTCACTTGTTGCAATTCATACTGCCTGCCAATCAATTAGAAACGCAGAGTGTACGATGGCAATTGTTGGTTCAGTAAAAATCAATATAATTCCATTACTGGATCAAATAAAAAATGGAATTGGAATTGCATCTTCTGATAATAAAACTAAATCATTTAGTGATAATTCAGATGGAACAGGGTTTGGAGAAGGTACTGCAGCTATTTTAATAAAATCATTAGCTAAAGCTATTGAGGATAATGATAATATCTATGCGGTTATAAAAGGAAGTGCGGTAAATCAAGATGGAGCGTCAATAGGAATAACTGCTCCTAATTTAGTTTCACAAGAGGAGGTTATTTCAACAGCTTGGAAGAATGCAGATATTGATCCTGAAACAATTACATACATTGAAAGTCACGGCACAGGAACTAAGCTTGGGGATCCAATTGAAGTATCGGCTATAACAAAAGCATTTGAAAAATATACAAATAAAAAACAATTTTGTGCTTTAGGTGCTGTAAAAACTAATATTGGTCATTTAGATAATTGTTCGGGAATGGCAGGCTTAGTGAAGGCTGTATTGGCTTTGAAGCATAAAAAAATACCACCTAATATTAATTTTAATAAACCTAATAAACTAATAGATTTTATAAATTCTCCTGTGTATGTAAGTAATAGATTAATTGAATGGGATGAATGTAAGAATTCACGTAGATGTGGTGTTAGCGCATTTGGTTTAAGTGGCACTAATTGTCATATTGTACTAGAAGAAGCACCAAACTATGAAGAAAATATAGAAAGTAATAAATATAATAAATATATTATTGCAATATCAGCTAAGAGTTTGAATTCATTATGCAACTTAGTTAAAAAGTATAGAGATTTTTTAGTTGAAAATGTAAATATAAATATAGAAAGTTTATGTTATACAGCTTTAACCGGAAGAAAACATTATACACATAGATTGGCTATTGTATTCGAAAACATTAAAGAGTTAATTTATAAATTGAATAAACTAACAGATATTGGAGTACAAAGTATTGAAGAATCCTCAATATATTATGCAAATCATCAAATTATTTCAACAAAAATTCAGAATAACAATATAAATGCTGTAACTGAAAGTGAAAAACAAATATTTAGTAATGAAATAAACGGAAAGCTAGAAGTCTTAGCTGAAAAGATAGTCTGTAATTATGGAAAAATAATTGAAGAAATTTGTGAACTATATATTAAAGGGGCAGATGCGGATTGGAATAAGTTATATAAAAACAAAAGTGTTCGAAAGATTAGTATACCAATATATTCCTTTGAACCTAAAAGGTGTTGGGTAAAAGAGGAAGTATATGATAATGATAGTTACAATTATAAAAACGACTATAGAATAAGTGCATTATTCTCAAAAATGTTAGTAGATTCTATGAATATTAAGATTTATAATGTTGATTTTAATGAAAATAATCGCTGGATATTAGATGAACATATAGTTAATAAATATAGAACTGTTCCAGGAACAACTTATATTGAGATGGTATGTGAAGTATGTAAAAAATTAAATATAAAAAAAAGCGTACAGTTAAGAAATATAATATTCATTAGTCCTTTAAAAATTGATAGCAATGAAGATGTTAAAACTCATATGATTATAAATATACAAAGTAACTGTTATAAATTCATAGTGGCTAGTAAAAGTGAAAAACATGACTGGATTAAACATGTTGAAGGTGAATTTAAGCAGATTGACCACAACTTAGAAAAGCTTGATATTCAAATGGTATTGAATAAATTAGAGAAGGCGGATATTAATAATTATAAAGAAGGATATAAAGGAGTTATTGAAACAGGTCCAAGGTGGAATGTAGTAAAAGAAGTATATTCTAATGGTCAAGAAAGCGTAGTATTACTAGAGATACCTAAAGAATACTATAATGATATGAATTTATACTATATTCATCCATCCATGTTAGATGTAGCTGCAAATGTACTAAATAAGGGAATTGAGCACAACCCATTTTTACCATTTTCATACGGAAAAGTTGAAGTTTATGACAAAATGCCTCGAAAGTTTTCTAGCTATATAAAATTAAAGAATAAATCACATGGGGGGTTAAATGTAATTTCATTTGATATTTTGTTAATTAATGAGCATAATGAAGTATTTACTAAAATTTCGGATTACTCAATAAAGCAAATTACGCTTTTAGATAGTCAAAATGAAAAACAAGCTATTTATCATAAGATTTCGTGGAGACAAAATGAAATAGATGAAAAAAACAATTTAGATCAATTAAAATCTAAAGGAAAAGTTTTGATAATGGGATATATGAATGAAATTTATAAGAAGATAATTGACAAAATCACCTGTAAGGATATAGAGATTATTGAAGTTCAAATATCAAGTAAATATAAAAAAATACAAACCAATAAATATGAAATTGATAATTCTCGAGATAGTTATGAGAAACTTTTTCAAGACATAAAGAACGAAAAAATATATAAGATACTACATGTTGCGGCATTAGAAAATGATGAAGAAGTAGGAAACTTAATTGAATTAAAAAGCAAGGTTAAACTCGGATTATATAATATAATTTACATGTTGCAGATATTACCTAGAGTGAAATTTGCAAGAAGAATAGAATTAATTTTAATATCTAGTAATTCCTTTAAGGTGACAGATTTTGATACTGAAATAAATGCAATTAATGCTGCTTATATAAGTGTAGGAAAAGTGATTAAACAAGAATATCCGCAGATTGGATGTAGATGCATAGATATTGATAAAACAACAGAATTAAATGAAATATTAAGTGAAATTTGTATGGAAAAATCACCTGAATTAATAGCATATAGAGATGGAAAAAGATATATTCCTGTAATAGAGCCATTAAAATTGGTAGTACAAAAGGAAACAAATAATTTATTTAGAAGTGATGGAGTATACATAATAACAGGTGGAACGGGAGCAATAGGTTTAAATATCGCTAAATATATTAGTAGCAAGAAGAAGGTTAATCTAGTTTTAATTAGTCGTTCTAAATTTCCAAATCCCAAAGAATGGGGAGATATTCTTAGTACTAAAAATGATATTAAAACATGTGAAATTATTGAAAGAATCAATGAAATAGTTAAAGGAGGATCTTATGTAGAGTGTTTGTCTGCAGATGTTTCTGATTTTAATGATATGAAGAATGCTATTATATATGCTAAAGAAAAGTTTGGAAAAATTAATGGTGTGGTACATTGTGCTGGAGTTGCAGGAAGAGGTCTTATATTTAATAAAACCGATACAGAAATTGATAGAGTTATTAAATCCAAAATTTATGGAACATGGATAATTAGTAAGCTAGTTCAGGATGAACAAATAGATTTTTGTGTATTTTCTTCTTCTGTTAATGCTGTGTTCGGAGGACAAGGTCAGGTGGACTATACAGCTGCAAATTCATATATAGATGCTTATGTGCAGAAGTTAAATATTGATAAAAAAAAGGCGATTTCAATTAATTGGGGTCCATGGGATGAAATAGGCATGGCAGTCGATAATAAGGTCAATATTTCCAAAACAATTTTCAAAGGATTAAGTACAGATACGGCTATTAAAGCTTTTGAAGAAATTCTTAATACCAATAATTCTCAAGTTATTGTAGGAGAATTCAATTGGGATAATATAAAGAAAGATGATGGTTGTATCGACATTATAGGCGAACATAATAAAACGGAAATCAAGAACATAAAAAAACAAGAAGATTATAATATAAATCTAAAAGATAATTCAAATTATAAAAAAAGTAATACAAGGTTTATGATAAATGACATTGAAAACAAATATGATCAGAATGTTGAGAGTGTTTTAGCGAAAATATGGGCAAGAGTTTTAGAAGTGGATAGTATTAATGTATTTGAGAATTTTAGCAATATGGGGGGAGATTCAATATTAGCAACCTATTTATTTAGAGAAATTGATAAAACATTTCCTGACATGCTGAATATATCTGATATTTTTACTTATTCATCAGTAAGTGAGATGGCAAAGTATATAGAGAGTTTGATTAAGGAATCAGAAGACAAAGTTAATGAAAAATCTTTTACTACTAATTCTACTTCTGATATTGATAACATGTTAGATAATATTTTAGATGGCGTTGAAAATGGAGAAATTTCAATAAATGATGTTGATTTGACCAAATTAATGGGAGGTGATAACTAA